The Arcobacter sp. LA11 genome includes a region encoding these proteins:
- a CDS encoding peptidylprolyl isomerase, whose translation MAKATARHILLNNEKLARKLKKELIKKDITFEKAAKKFSKCPSGKRGGSLGTFAKGEMVKEFDNVIFSKDGQLNKIIGPINTQFGFHLIEIQAKY comes from the coding sequence ATGGCAAAAGCAACAGCAAGACATATATTATTAAATAATGAAAAATTAGCTAGAAAATTAAAAAAAGAGCTTATAAAAAAAGATATAACATTTGAAAAAGCTGCAAAAAAGTTCTCTAAATGTCCATCTGGAAAAAGAGGTGGCAGTTTAGGAACTTTTGCAAAAGGTGAAATGGTAAAAGAGTTTGATAATGTAATTTTTTCTAAAGATGGCCAACTTAATAAAATCATTGGACCTATTAATACTCAATTTGGTTTTCACTTGATTGAAATACAAGCAAAATACTAA